In Malus sylvestris chromosome 15, drMalSylv7.2, whole genome shotgun sequence, a single genomic region encodes these proteins:
- the LOC126602950 gene encoding uncharacterized protein LOC126602950, with the protein MDIDAAGIHRKLQLNEPEEIRNEAYENAHIYKEKTKEAHHKMIHGKTFSVGQKVLLFNSRLCLFQVQIQSLKMGHEFKVNGHRLKPYYETFEKHAMEDIPLHAIGPIEA; encoded by the exons ATGGACATTGATGCTGCTGGAATCCATAGgaaattgcaattgaatgagcctGAGGAGATTAGGAATGAAGCTTATGAAAACGCTCACATCTACAAGGAGAAAACCAAGGAGGCCCATCATAAGATGATTCATGGCAAGACATTCTCTgtagggcagaaagtgttactcttCAACTCCCGCCTTTGTTTGTTCCAGG tccaaattcaaagtttgaagaTGGGACATGAATTCAAGGTCAATGGGCACCGTTTGAAGCCTTACTATGAGACTTTTGAGAAGCATGCCATGGAGGATATACCCCTCCATGCCATTGGCCCTATTGAAGCTTAA